A window from Falco naumanni isolate bFalNau1 chromosome 3, bFalNau1.pat, whole genome shotgun sequence encodes these proteins:
- the EPHA8 gene encoding ephrin type-A receptor 8, with protein MAWAQGDLTSSLSIVIALAACLSATTSEVNLLDTSTIPGDWGWMTYPSHGWDSINEMDEFFSPIHTYQVCNVMTPNQNNWLRTNWVQRDGARRVYAEIKFTLRDCNSMPGVLGTCKETFNLYYLESDRDLGTSTRESQFMKIDTIAADESFTNVDLGVRRLKLNTEVRGVGPLSKRGFYLAFQDIGACIAIVSVRVYYKKCPAMVRNLASFSEAVTGADSSSLVEVRGECVGHSEERDTPKMYCSAEGEWLVPIGKCVCSAGYEEQRDSCMACQLGFYKSAPGDQLCAKCPLHSHSESRAARVCRCDSSFYRAVQDPPSAACTRPPSAPVNLISSVNGTSVTLEWGPPLDKGGRADIVYNVVCRRCAGDAGQCEACGSGIRFLPQQMSLVQGALTVTNLLAHTNYSFWVEAVNGVSDLSLESRRAAVANITTNQAAPSQVVVVHQESTGQNSVTLLWQEPDQPNGIILEYEIKYYEKDKEMQSYSTLKSKGTTATISGLKPATRYIFQVRARTSAGCGRFSQTVEVETGKPVSLRYDTMTIVWICLTLITGLVALLVVLICKKRHCGYSKAFQDSDEEKMHYQNGQVKFPESKFYVDPHTYEDPCQAVHEFTREIEASRIKIEKVIGSGESGEVCYGRLKLPGKREIPVAIKALKAGYTEKQRRDFLSEASIMAQFDHPNVIHLEGVVTRSKLVMIVTEYMENGSLDTFLRKRDGQFTIIQLVGMLRGIGAGMRYLSDLGYVHRDLAARNILVNSNLVCKVSDFGLSRILEDDPDAAYTTTGGKIPIRWTAPEAIAYRKFSSASDVWSYGIVMWEVLAYGERPYWNMTNRDVINSVEEGYRLPAPMGCPTTLHQLMLDCWQKDRSERPRFSQIVGILDKLIRNPDNLKCTATVNRFTQTRLERGLLDLASCLTVEDWLDSIRLGHYRENFAMAGYSSLGMVMRMDIEDVRSLGITMMGHQKKILSSIQAMRSQLLNTNGPRRHL; from the exons TGGGATTCAATCAATGAAATGGATGAGTTTTTCAGCCCCATCCACACCTACCAGGTCTGTAATGTCATGACCCCCAACCAGAACAACTGGCTACGGACCAACTGGGTTCAACGGGATGGCGCGCGGCGGGTCTATGCAGAGATTAAATTCACGCTGCGGGACTGTAACAGCATGCCGGGCGTGCTGGGCACCTGCAAGGAGACTTTCAACCTCTACTACCTGGAGTCCGACCGGGACCTGGGCACCAGCACCCGGGAGAGCCAGTTTATGAAGATCGACACCATCGCAGCTGATGAGAGCTTCACCAACGTGGACCTGGGGGTGAGGCGCCTGAAGCTGAACACGGAGGTGCGGGGCGTGGGACCACTGAGCAAGAGGGGTTTCTACTTGGCCTTCCAGGACATAGGCGCTTGCATCGCCATCGTTTCCGTGCGGGTCTACTACAAGAAGTGCCCGGCGATGGTGAGGAATTTAGCATCCTTCTCCGAGGCTGTGACCGGGGCAGACTCATCCTCCTTGGTGGAAGTGCGGGGAGAGTGCGTGGGCCATTCGGAGGAGAGGGACACCCCCAAAATGTACTGCAGTGCCGAGGGAGAATGGCTGGTGCCCATTGGGAAGTGCGTGTGCAGTGCTGGCTACGAAGAGCAGCGCGATTCCTGCATGG cctgccagcTGGGATTCTACAAGTCAGCCCCTGGGGACCAGCTCTGTGCAAAGTGCCCCTTGCACAGCCACTCGGAGAGCCGGGCGGCCCGCGTGTGCCGCTGCGACAGCAGCTTCTACAGGGCGGTGCAGGACCCCCCCTCGGCCGCCTGCACGC GCCCCCCCTCTGCTCCCGTCAACCTGATCTCCAGTGTAAACGGCACCTCGGTGACACTGGAGTGGGGCCCACCCCTGGACAAGGGGGGACGCGCTGATATCGTGTACAACGTGGTCTGCAGGCGCTGTGCGGGGGACGCCGGCCAGTGCGAGGCGTGTGGCAGTGGGATCCGCTTTTTGCCCCAGCAGATGAGCCTGGTGCAGGGAGCGCTGACGGTCACCAACCTCCTGGCCCACACCAACTACTCCTTTTGGGTGGAGGCTGTCAACGGTGTCTCCGACCTCAGCCTGGAGTCCCGGAGAGCTGCAGTTGCCAACATCACGACAAACCAGGCAG CCCCGTCCCAGGTGGTGGTGGTCCATCAGGAGAGCACGGGCCAGAACAGCGTCACCTTGCTGTGGCAAGAGCCAGACCAGCCCAATGGCATCATCCTGGAGTATGAGATCAAGTACTATGAGAAG gacaAGGAAATGCAGAGCTATTCGACGCTGAAATCCAAGGGCACCACTGCCACCATCTCTGGGCTCAAGCCTGCAACCCGCTACATTTTCCAGGTTCGGGCTCGCACTTCTGCTGGCTGCGGGAGGTTCAGTCAGACTGTGGAGGTGGAAACGGGGAAGCCAG TCTCTCTCCGGTACGACACAATGACGATTGTCTGGATCTGCCTGACACTCATCACTGGCCTTGTTGCGTTGTTGGTGGTCCTGATCTGCAAGAAGAG GCACTGTGGGTACAGCAAAGCTTTCCAGGACTCCGATGAGGAGAAGATGCATTATCAGAATGGGCAAG TGAAATTCCCCGAGTCCAAGTTCTATGTGGATCCCCACACATACGAGGACCCCTGCCAAGCCGTGCATGAGTTCACCCGTGAAATCGAGGCCTCCCGGATCAAGATTGAGAAGGTCATTGGGTCTG GGGAGTCGGGAGAGGTGTGCTACGGCCGCCTGAAGCTGCCGGGGAAGAGGGAGATTCCCGTAGCCATCAAGGCACTGAAAGCAGGCTACACGGAGAAGCAGAGACGGGACTTCCTGAGCGAAGCCAGCATCATGGCACAGTTCGACCATCCCAACGTCATCCACCTGGAGGGGGTGGTGACCAGGA GCAAATTGGTAATGATTGTTACTGAATACATGGAGAACGGCTCGCTAGACACCTTCCTCAGG aaacGTGATGGGCAGTTTACCATCATCCAGCTGGTGGGCATGTTGCGTGGCATCGGAGCGGGTATGAGGTACCTGTCTGACCTGGGCTATGTGCACCGGGACCTGGCTGCCCGCAACATCCTGGTGAACAGCAACCTGGTCTGCAAAGTGTCTGATTTTGGCCTCTCACGCATCCTGGAGGATGACCCCGATGCCGCGTACACCACCACG ggggggAAGATCCCCATTCGTTGGACGGCTCCGGAGGCCATCGCGTACCGCAAGTTCTCCTCGGCCAGTGATGTGTGGAGCTACGGCATCGTCATGTGGGAGGTGCTGGCTTACGGCGAGCGCCCATACTGGAACATGACCAACCGCGAC GTCATTAATTCGGTGGAGGAAGGCTACCGCCTGCCTGCCCCCATGGGCTGCCCCACGACGCTGCACCAGCTCATGCTGGATTGCTGGCAGAAGGACCGCAGCGAGAGGCCACGCTTCTCCCAGATTGTCGGCATCCTGGACAAGCTGATCCGCAACCCAGACAACTTGAAGTGCACAGCCACTGTGAACCG GTTTACCCAAACACGCCTTGAGAGGGGTCTCCTTGACTTGGCCAGCTGTCTGACGGTGGAGGACTGGCTGGACTCCATCCGGCTGGGGCACTACCGGGAAAACTTTGCCATGGCAGGGTACTCCTCCCTGGGCATGGTGATGCGCATGGACATCGA GGACGTTCGGAGTCTGGGCATCACTATGATGGGCCACCAGAAGAAGATCTTGAGCAGCATCCAGGCCATGAGATCTCAGCTGCTGAACACAAATGGCCCCAGGAGGCATCTCTGA